One Tachypleus tridentatus isolate NWPU-2018 chromosome 3, ASM421037v1, whole genome shotgun sequence DNA window includes the following coding sequences:
- the LOC143247241 gene encoding uncharacterized protein LOC143247241 has product MSSPISNKPLHEDSMSSPISNKPLHEDSMSSPISNKPLDEDSMSSPISNKPLDEDSMSSPISNKPLHEDSMSSSISNKPLHEDSMSSPISNKPLDEDSMSSPISNKPLHEDSMSSPISNKPLDEDSMSSPISNKPLDEDSMSSPIGNKPLDEDSMSSPIGNKPLDEDSMSSPIGNKPLDEDSMSSPIGNKPLDEDFDRRDYVDISSQIPDFLAKSSDSVREKDKLNTILKRDEKISSFHQSSHSIFKATSFSDKNFANISNNRLYSSTTPISVFSYLKHNVTTTLKGLQGLVLQNASIETTVTDEPEFLHDSDTSFTRHIPVELSSLYNSVTHFGTNITNITGRLIPQHNSTKYLERNMAKFPEEPIPQHNSTIHYFAYIPQTSKYDPTPDFSSDVAHVLRESQYNFTAHLGRYVHQQPIPQYHSTSNLDGKGISDVFETTVPHRTTITPFVADIYNDSSQLVLEFNSTGNHMENVSVLPAKPTQLPSTIRHTDGNISNFPYRTEQQNNSEKHLEETVLCVSGKSIQKENFTKRCTLNVSKSHEGSLSKYNSSSYIEVNNSSNWYEHLLKYKIKWSPLFKSSTKMSSQYMNLSFSYPVEINTTQTFDSKPGFNNSSEEDVLKLRSTMVTFENKIDSTNETRTIPDENTEKPVNHTKLGILDFNQKPISWYKDNGHRLNFSEKNKSHFSVDMFVADSQVPESSFSSVNTTTQADLITVKKPSNFVSNFENVRQSSNPSIVTTVQTTKNKQRDYTGINSAFDSQLDDSSWNGRTSTNLNFDHQEETITTINMNSVKDEKEYFLRNLPEWEKSQKQWGLSWKLHIYITGSLFGLLALYCFISFLRLGTIEKLLSRGCVISINLMVFVMGITRALYLLFNPYNTQGLYPTVLNNFVFNTGFLCVTSGFAILFLALLQTTKVVILPHCVQNSRFLSGIIILQFIFSTTTDVLQGFGLSGALLRLIYHTTQSLWGLTLGVGYLHVFRKLYKSAVRKQSDLVRTAFTRLHIDGAQLPKKLPKPTLCLAVRSTIMVVVFCLVMVALRVFGIIYIYGIFERKRPTPWIWFGYQSVSRLVELLMCFALTFIATLPMKRFELNEQRCSNFLLCSAVIGSSCSRNKEVESENFPIFLPNHQGNPNVAFHKTSLERPRRWNHTTSLPTIPTFSIELENNFHMKKVSTNTDTVEEKPNPSVPNLLSSGYSNHPSNTNDCSDVSQKPTNSEDKLLDGSSTSMLYIDQGFIRFRTAADPEQPLYLNEDELSEVLSYHDENESTKAQAGSSIQTLCEEDLFQNSLSPFFQTGFYLSRLKRLSHWSLDTTDNSVELSPEQLSNVTSKNGFSSCALDITLRKQGSTCSSESAANSFDVTFFLNREANEDKTSNVHIRDTMTRSVSPLVASTRRNHDFQLDLGLTSGSGVGQVNVACGTEDVTPDSAVYLDIQVSQENYCKKTDVLLVDNLARKSLCSQSMTDINKTWTEYSRGFFGQLKSSTFSLDTNFNGCELLETKQESQLRRTNSDKGPLLTDSRTFFPLAANLNKSPFIDSKQLHQGDSGLLKDLPEYLIQIDQACQTEPVFTEEKFTKTRGDSSKGASRWPLFSYREVIV; this is encoded by the coding sequence ATGAGTAGTCCTATCAGTAATAAACCACTACATGAAGATTCTATGAGTAGTCCTATCAGTAATAAACCACTACATGAAGATTCTATGAGTAGTCCTATCAGTAATAAACCACTAGATGAAGATTCTATGAGTAGTCCTATCAGTAATAAACCACTAGATGAAGATTCTATGAGTAGTCCTATCAGTAATAAACCACTACATGAAGATTCTATGAGTAGTTCTATCAGTAATAAACCACTACATGAAGATTCTATGAGTAGTCCTATCAGTAATAAACCACTAGATGAAGATTCTATGAGTAGTCCTATCAGTAATAAACCACTACATGAAGATTCTATGAGTAGTCCTATCAGTAATAAACCACTAGATGAAGATTCTATGAGTAGTCCTATCAGTAATAAACCACTAGATGAAGATTCTATGAGTAGTCCTATCGGTAATAAACCACTAGATGAAGATTCTATGAGTAGTCCTATCGGTAATAAACCACTAGATGAAGATTCTATGAGTAGTCCTATCGGTAATAAACCACTAGATGAAGATTCTATGAGTAGTCCTATCGGTAATAAACCACTAGATGAAGATTTCGATAGAAGAGACTATGTTGATATTTCTTCCCAAATTCCCGATTTTTTGGCTAAGTCTTCTGACAGTGTTCGTGAAAAAGACAAACTGAACACAATTTTAAAGAGAGATGAAAAAATATCGAGTTTTCATCAAAGTAGTCATTCCATCTTTAAAGCTACATCATTTAGTGATAAGAACTTCGCTAATATTAGCAATAATAGGCTATATTCAAGCACTACACCCATTAGTGTTTTTTCTTATctaaaacacaatgtgacaacTACCTTAAAAGGTCTTCAGGGACTAGTATTACAAAATGCTTCCATTGAAACTACTGTCACTGATGAACCCGAATTCCTGCATGACTCAGACACTTCTTTTACACGACACATCCCTGTAGAACTTTCATCTTTATATAACTCAGTGACTCACTTTGGAACAAATATCACCAACATTACAGGAAGACTCATACCACAACATAATTCTACCAAGTACCTTGAAAGAAATATGGCAAAGTTTCCTGAAGAACCAATACCACAACATAACTCCACGATTCATTATTTCGCTTATATTCCCCAAACTTCAAAGTATGACCCAACTCCTGACTTTAGTTCAGATGTTGCTCATGTTCTCAGAGAATCACAGTACAACTTTACAGCTCACCTTGGAAGATATGTTCACCAACAACCTATACCTCAATATCACTCCACGAGTAATCTTGATGGAAAAGGCATTTCTGATGTTTTTGAGACTACTGTACCACATCGTACAACCATAACTCCTTTTGTAGCAGATATCTATAATGATTCTTCGCAACTTGTATTGGAATTTAACTCTACAGGTAATCATATGGAAAATGTCTCCGTTCTTCCAGCAAAACCTACACAACTGCCAAGCACTATCAGACACACTGATGGGAATATCTCCAACTTTCCTTATAGAACTGAACAACAGAATAATTCTGAAAAACATCTTGAAGAAACTGTCCTTTGTGTATCAGGGAAATcaatacagaaagaaaattttaCGAAACGTTGTACGTTGAATGTCTCCAAATCCCATGAGGGGTCGTTATCAAAATACAATTCTAGTAGTTATATTGAAGTAAACAACTCCAGTAATTGGTATGAACATTTACTAAAATACAAGATCAAGTGGTCTCCATTATTTAAATCTTCAACAAAAATGTCGAGCCAGTATATGAACTTATCTTTTTCTTATCCTGTTGAAATCAATACCACACAAACCTTCGATTCTAAGCCAGGTTTTAATAATTCCAGTGAAGAGGACGTTTTAAAATTAAGGTCAACTATGGttacttttgaaaacaaaatagatTCTACGAATGAAACCAGGACGATACCTGATGAGAACACCGAAAAACCAGTTAATCACACCAAATTAGGTATATTGGATTTTAATCAAAAACCAATCAGCTGGTATAAAGACAACGGACACCGTTTGAATTTCTCTGAGAAGAACAAATCACATTTTTCTGTAGACATGTTTGTGGCTGATTCTCAGGTTCCGGAATCTTCTTTCAGTAGTGTGAACACGACAACCCAAGCAGATCTTATTACAGTAAAGAAACCTTCAAACTTTGTATCGAATTTTGAAAATGTTCGCCAGTCATCAAACCCGAGCATAGTAACTACTGTTCAaacgacaaaaaacaaacaaagagattaTACAGGAATAAATTCAGCTTTCGACTCACAACTCGATGATTCTTCGTGGAATGGAAGGACAAGTACTAATCTCAACTTTGACCATCAAGAGGAAACCATAACTACAATAAATATGAACTCCGTAAAAGACgaaaaagaatattttctaaGAAACTTACCAGAATGGGAAAAATCCCAAAAACAATGGGGACTTTCATGGAAACTACACATTTATATAACAGGTTCCTTGTTTGGGCTTTTGgcactttattgttttataagttttctgAGATTAGGAACAATTGAGAAGCTtctcagccgtgggtgtgttattaGTATTAATCTGATGGTTTTTGTCATGGGAATCACCAGAGCTTTGTATTTACTTTTCAATCCCTATAATACACAAGGTTTATATCCCactgttttaaataactttgtCTTTAACACTGGGTTTCTGTGCGTAACTTCAGGTTTTGCTATTTTGTTCCTAGCTTTGCTACAAACTACCAAAGTTGTTATTTTGCCTCATTGTGTCCAGAATTCGAGGTTTTTATCAGGAATTATAATCTTGCAGTTTATTTTCTCAACCACAACAGATGTGTTACAAGGATTTGGTTTGAGTGGTGCGTTACTACGTTTAATTTATCACACTACACAGTCGTTGTGGGGTTTAACGTTAGGAGTTGGGTATCTACACGTTTTTAGAAAGCTATACAAATCAGCAGTTAGGAAACAAAGTGATCTTGTCCGAACTGCTTTTACCAGACTCCACATTGATGGTGCCCAGCTGCCCAAGAAACTGCCAAAGCCTACTTTGTGTCTTGCTGTTCGATCAACAATCATGGTCGTAGTGTTTTGTTTAGTAATGGTTGCTCTACGTGTGTTtggaataatttatatatacgGAATTTTCGAAAGAAAAAGACCTACACCATGGATTTGGTTTGGATACCAGTCGGTCTCCCGATTGGTGGAACTCTTAATGTGCTTTGCCTTGACTTTCATAGCTACGCTTCCAATGAAACGTTTTGaattaaatgaacaaagatgTAGTAATTTTCTATTGTGCAGTGCAGTTATAGGATCATCTTGCTCCAGAAATAAAGAGGTAGAAAGTGAAAATTTTCCTATTTTTTTACCTAATCATCAAGGTAACCCTAATGTTGCTTTTCATAAGACATCATTAGAAAGACCAAGAAGATGGAATCACACCACATCCCTTCCAACAATTCCAACTTTTAGCATCGAACTTGAGAATAATTTTCATATGAAGAAAGTGTCAACCAATACTGACACTGTAGAAGAAAAGCCAAATCCAAGTGTACCAAACCTTTTATCTTCTGGTTACTCAAATCATCCTAGTAACACAAATGATTGTAGTGATGTATCCCAGAAGCCAACCAACTCTGAAGACAAGCTTCTTGACGGAAGTTCTACCTCCATGTTGTACATAGATCAAGGCTTTATCCGTTTTCGTACTGCTGCTGATCCAGAACAACCATTATATCTCAATGAAGATGAACTCTCGGAAGTTCTCAGTTACCACGATGAAAACGAATCTACTAAGGCCCAAGCTGGGTCTAGCATTCAGACATTATGTGAAGaggatttatttcaaaattcattgTCTCCGTTCTTTCAAACTGGTTTTTATCTTTCACGACTCAAGCGACTGAGTCACTGGAGTTTAGACACAACAGATAACAGCGTGGAACTGTCTCCTGAACAACTGAGTAACGTAACGTCAAAGAACGGGTTCTCCAGTTGCGCTCTGGACATTACTCTCAGAAAACAAGGGAGTACTTGTAGTTCCGAGAGTGCTGCCAACAGTTTCGATGTGACCTTTTTTCTTAACCGTGAAGCTAACGAGGATAAAACATCAAACGTTCACATTCGGGACACCATGACTCGCAGCGTTTCTCCCTTGGTTGCAAGCACGCGACGGAACCATGATTTCCAGCTTGATCTGGGTCTGACCTCTGGAAGTGGTGTTGGACAGGTCAACGTAGCTTGTGGAACGGAGGACGTAACCCCAGACTCAGCAGTTTATCTCGATATTCAGGTTTCGcaagaaaattattgtaaaaaaacagatGTTTTATTAGTGGATAATTTAGCAAGAAAATCACTTTGTAGCCAATCTATGACAGATATAAACAAGACCTGGACAGAATATTCCAGAGGGTTCTTTGGTCAATTAAAAAGCTCGACATTTTCTTTGGACACTAATTTTAATGGCTGCGAACTACTGGAGACAAAACAAGAAAGTCAACTGagaagaacaaacagtgataaagGGCCATTACTAACCGATAGTCGCACGTTCTTTCCTTTAGCTGCAAACCTTAACAAGAGCCCTTTTATAGATAGTAAACAATTACACCAAGGTGACAGCGGGCTTTTGAAGGATTTACCAGAATATTTAATCCAAATTGACCAAGCATGTCAGACTGAACCAGTTTTTACCGAAGAAAAATTTACCAAGACAAGAGGCGACTCTAGTAAAGGAGCGTCAAGATGGCCGCTATTCAGTTACAGAGAAGTAATAGTCTAA